A genomic region of Sphaerochaeta sp. contains the following coding sequences:
- a CDS encoding radical SAM protein, producing the protein MGKLKNSITAAVAQVGMNYIGDDPEKNLPKLMAWVDKIDTKGAYKKQRDFVRSIINNPDSNWYKYIISLWKDIDPEVRKVMFNNFFINSVIIGRANQKDLAKEHDINLPWAILMDPTSACNLHCIGCWAADYGNKLNMDYATLDSIINQGRALGTYMYIYSGGEPLVRKADIIKLCEAHPDCEFLSFTNGTLIDEQFADDMLRVKNFVPAISIEGFEDATDFRRGKGTYQKVIKAMNILKAKRLPFGISCCYTSKNYDVIGSEAYIDSMINMGAKFAWFFTYMPVGKDAVPELMVTAEQRKYMYDKIRAYRKNKPIFTMDFWNDGEFVNGCIAGGRCYLHINANGDIEPCAFIHYSDSNIHDTTLLQAYKNPLFMQYHKNQPFNKNMLRPCPLLDNPGRLNDMVHASGAKSTDLEHPEDVTDLCKKCVPAATNWAPVSQEIWDNSAAGKRAKEKEALAKNA; encoded by the coding sequence ATGGGAAAGCTGAAAAACTCGATCACCGCTGCAGTCGCCCAGGTCGGCATGAACTACATCGGCGATGATCCGGAGAAGAATCTTCCCAAGTTGATGGCTTGGGTGGACAAGATCGACACGAAGGGCGCGTACAAGAAGCAGCGGGACTTTGTCCGCTCCATCATCAACAACCCTGACAGCAACTGGTACAAGTACATCATCAGTCTGTGGAAGGATATTGACCCCGAAGTGCGGAAGGTGATGTTCAACAACTTCTTCATCAACTCCGTCATCATCGGTCGTGCCAACCAGAAGGATCTTGCCAAGGAACATGACATCAACCTGCCGTGGGCCATTTTGATGGACCCGACCTCGGCATGCAACCTGCACTGCATCGGATGCTGGGCGGCTGATTATGGCAACAAGCTCAACATGGATTACGCCACGCTGGATTCCATTATCAACCAGGGGCGGGCGCTTGGGACATACATGTACATCTACAGTGGCGGAGAGCCGCTGGTGCGCAAGGCGGACATCATCAAGCTGTGCGAAGCACATCCTGACTGCGAGTTCCTTTCCTTCACCAACGGTACGTTGATCGACGAACAGTTCGCCGATGACATGCTCCGGGTGAAGAACTTCGTTCCTGCCATCTCCATTGAGGGGTTCGAGGACGCGACGGACTTCCGCCGTGGCAAGGGTACCTACCAGAAGGTCATCAAGGCGATGAACATCCTCAAGGCCAAACGGCTTCCGTTCGGTATTTCCTGCTGCTACACCAGCAAGAACTATGATGTGATCGGCAGTGAGGCGTACATCGATTCGATGATCAACATGGGCGCCAAGTTCGCCTGGTTCTTCACCTACATGCCGGTAGGCAAGGATGCCGTACCGGAACTGATGGTCACTGCCGAGCAGCGCAAGTACATGTATGACAAGATTCGCGCGTACCGCAAGAACAAGCCGATCTTCACCATGGATTTCTGGAATGACGGTGAGTTTGTCAACGGATGCATCGCCGGTGGCCGTTGCTACCTGCACATCAACGCAAACGGCGACATCGAGCCATGCGCGTTCATCCATTACAGCGACAGCAACATCCACGACACGACGCTGCTGCAGGCGTACAAGAACCCGCTGTTCATGCAGTACCACAAGAACCAGCCGTTCAACAAGAACATGCTCCGGCCGTGTCCGCTTCTGGACAATCCGGGCAGATTGAACGACATGGTCCACGCAAGTGGGGCGAAGTCCACCGATTTGGAGCACCCCGAGGACGTCACCGATCTGTGCAAGAAGTGCGTTCCCGCGGCAACCAATTGGGCGCCGGTTTCCCAGGAGATCTGGGACAACAGCGCGGCGGGCAAGCGCGCCAAGGAGAAAGAGGCGTTGGCCAAGAACGCGTAA
- a CDS encoding fimbria/pilus periplasmic chaperone has product MGMISRDARRVTLLFVLMVCALVAVSAYQFSPLEQSFAPTGVESTKTYTITNDSDDSIAITITALIRDQNENGEEINRPATNYFSIQPSKVIVKAQSSQIIRVQYRGPRTVTNELSFRIKSEQISYNKGKQSTDKGMFNFLYNYVTSAYVAPAKTIEKVSITNVQKATGADGATNLAVTASNEGTVHQLLLNAILTVTDSKGNSVDLDTKEQLGSLLGLNILAKKNVTVQIPMPEGLSQADGVSYKATIKYSR; this is encoded by the coding sequence ATGGGAATGATATCGAGAGATGCCCGTCGCGTTACGCTTCTGTTCGTGCTCATGGTCTGCGCTTTGGTCGCCGTTTCGGCGTATCAGTTCTCTCCGCTCGAACAAAGTTTTGCGCCGACGGGGGTCGAGAGTACAAAGACCTATACCATCACCAATGACAGTGATGATTCCATCGCCATCACCATCACCGCGTTGATCAGGGACCAAAATGAGAATGGGGAAGAGATCAATCGTCCGGCAACCAATTATTTTTCCATCCAGCCTTCCAAGGTAATCGTCAAAGCACAGTCCAGCCAGATCATCCGGGTGCAGTATCGTGGTCCGCGGACGGTGACCAATGAGCTGAGTTTCCGTATCAAGTCTGAGCAGATATCCTACAACAAAGGCAAGCAGAGTACGGACAAGGGGATGTTCAACTTCCTGTACAACTATGTCACCAGCGCGTATGTCGCTCCTGCCAAGACGATTGAGAAAGTTTCCATCACCAACGTTCAAAAAGCAACCGGTGCGGATGGTGCGACAAATCTGGCCGTCACCGCGTCCAATGAAGGTACGGTCCATCAGCTGTTGCTCAACGCCATCCTTACGGTGACGGACAGCAAGGGGAACAGTGTGGATCTGGACACCAAGGAACAGCTGGGTAGCCTGCTTGGACTGAACATTCTTGCCAAAAAGAATGTGACCGTCCAGATTCCAATGCCCGAAGGATTGTCGCAGGCCGACGGCGTTTCGTATAAAGCGACCATCAAGTATTCCAGATAA